A stretch of DNA from Hoeflea ulvae:
CCAACGAGAAGATGGGCGTAGTTTCGCCGGTCATCCTGCCCGATGTGGCGCTGCTGGATCCGGAACTGACGCTCGGCCTGCCGTCTCACATCACCGCGGCGACCGGCATTGACGCCATGGTGCATGCCATCGAGGCCTATGCCTCCACGAGCGCAAATAACAATCCGCTGTCGCGGCTGCTGGCCACCCAGGCGCTGTCGCTGATGGGGCGTTCGCTGCTCAAGGCTGTTCACCAGGGCGATGACATCACGGCGCGCTCGGACATGCTGCTCGGATCGATGCTGGCGGGGCAGGCCTTTGCCAATTCGCCGGTGGCGGCAGTGCATGCCCTGGCCTATCCGCTGGGCGGGCATTTTCACATTCCCCATGGCCTGTCCAATGCCCTGGTGCTGCCGCATGTGCTGCGGTTCAACGCGGCGACAGCGCCGCAGCCCTATGCTGACCTGGCGCCCTATGCCTTTCCCGAGCTGGCAAAATTCGAGGGCCAGGCCCGGGCGGCGGCCTTTTGCGACCGGCTGGCCGAACTGTCGGCGGCCTGTGGCCTGCAGCAGTCCCTGCGCGCAATGAACATCCCCGAGGATTTTCTGCCCCGCCTTGCCTCCGACGCCATGAACCAGACCCGGCTTCTGGTCAACAACCCGCGGCCTGTGAGCGAATCCGATGCTCTGGCAATCTATCGCGCAGCCTATTGAGCTTGGTCCCGCGGCCCGTTTGAAACCAAAAAAGGCCCGAACCGGATGGGGCTCGGGCCAGATATGGCCGCCGCATTGGCGGAAGAAACCGGGCGGCTTGCCGCCCGGTTTCGTGTCTGATTACTGGCTTACGCCGAGATTGTTGCCGTTCCCGGTCTGGGTGAACGTGGTGTTGTTGCCATTTCCGAGCTGGGCAATGACAGCCTGGTTGTTGTTGCCGTTGATCGAACCGTCGATCATGTTGCCCGTTCCGTTCTGGTTGAAGGCAAACTGGTTGTCGAGCGAGTAGCTGACGTCGCCAACACCGAGTTCAACCGTGTTCAGCGAACCATCCTGGAAGATGTCGCCTGCGGTCAGTCCGGCCGTTGTGGCCACACCGCCGGCGTCACCGGAGAAGCCGCCGCGGTTGCTGAACGAGGACCACATGAAGACGCTGACCTGGTTCTGGCCGGCAGAGCCGCCCTGCTGGTCGACGTTCAGGTAGTTGGTATTGCCGGCGTGGGTTTCGACGTTGGCAAGGTTGTCGCCGTCCTGCTTGACGAAGATGTCATTGTCGGAAGACGTGTTGGGACCGGCGGTGCCGATGTGGACATTTGCCGTGCTGGTGCCGAGCTGATCGATATTGACATAGTTGCCGTTGCCGTTGGCGCTGACATCGGCTTCGTTCAGACCGTTCTGAAGGATGTCGATGACGTTGCTGTTGCCGTTCAGCAAGACAAAAGCGTCATTGCCGGCGCTCAAGGCGGCCGATGTCTGGTCTACGTGCACGGCATTGGAGTTGCTCGAGCCGCTCGCATTGGTGTTGACCGATGCGGTGTTGCTGTCGCCAACCTGCTTGACGCCAATGTCGTTGTCATCGCCGAAGATGTCGGACAGGCCCAGCATGTTGTCATTGCCGGTCTGGTCGACGCCAAGTTCATTGCCGTCACCGGTGAAGCTGAGCGAGCCGACCGAGTTGTCAATGCCGTTCTGGTTGATCCCGAACTGGTTGTCGTCGCCCGTCATGTTCAGGGTTGCACTGTTGTTGGTGCCGCTCTGGATCAGGCTGCTGGAAAATCCGCCCGCGACCGAACCGGCAAAGCCGTTGCTCAGCGGCGTGAAGCCGCCATTGCCGTTGCGGTCGCCGGTGAATGTCAGGTGGGCCGTATTCCTCTCGCCTGCCTGTTTTGCTTCGGTGACCACATTGTCGTCGCCGGTCTGGTGAATGGAAAGGCGGCCGCGCGTGCTGTTGAACACGTTGTTGAAAGCGCCCTGCTGGGCCTTGCCGATCTCGTTGTTGCCACCGACCTGCCTGATGGCCAACCGGTTATCGCCGCCATCCTGGTCGATCTCTGTGATGGTGTTGTCGTCGCCTGCTCTCTGAATAACTGACAGCTGGTTCAATAGGTTGGCACTGGTCATCGCGCTGTTGTTGTCCTGCGCCACATTGCCGACGAAGTTGTTATTGGAACGCTGGCTGATCGATGCCTGGTTGGAGACGAATCCGCTTGAGCCCCTGCCGAACTGGCCGATCGTGACCACCTCGTTGGAGTTACCCGGCTGGGAAATGGAAAGGGTATTGCGCGGACCATGCTGGTCGATGCCGCCATTGCGGATGCCGGCCTTGTTGCCGTCGCCAGCTTGATTGATGTCGAGATCGTTGAAGGTGCCATTCTGAATGAGAACTGTCCAGGGTCCGTTCTTGCCGGCCTGGTTGTTGTCACCCGTCTGTTCGATCAGAGCCGTGTTGTCGGAACCGGTCTGGTCAAGATAGGCCTTGTTATTGTCCGCCGCATAGGCTGCACCGATAAGCAGTGCCATCGCGGTGGCTGAAAGAAGTGTTGTTTTGAGTTTCATTTTCATTCTCCCTGTTCATTCGCGGCGCCCTTTTGAGCTGCCGCGTACTGCTACCGAACGAGCCGGACAGTTTTCTGCCCGGCTCTGGTATTGCTTACTGGCTCACGCCGAGATTGTTGGAATTGCCGGTCTGGCTGAAATTGGCATTGTTGCCATTGCCCATCTGGGCAATCGCTGCCTGGTTCAGGTTGCCGTTCACGCTGCCGTCGATCACGTTGTTGTCGCCGTCCTGGTTGAAGGCAAACAGGTTGGTGTCGCCTGTAACCGTGTAGGTCAGCGAATTGTTGTCGCCCAACTGGTTGGCGGTGGCTTCTGTCAGGCTGATGCTCAGCGCGTCGCCGGAAAAGCTTCCGGTGCCGTTGTCATTGCCGCTGAAGCTCAGCGTCGCGCTGTTGCCAACAGAACCCGAGCCGCTGTTGTCCTGGGTGAGGGAGGCAAGCTGGTTGCCTGTTCCAGTCTGTGTGACGGTCGCGCCATTGTTGGCGCCGATCTGGGAGACAGTTCGGATCACATTGCTGGTGCCGTTCTGCTCGAGATCCGCAGTGTTTCCGTTGCCATTTTGTGTGACGACGTCAATCAGCGACCATTTGCCCGTTTGATCGATCTCGACGCTATTGGCGTAGCCGGTCTGCGACACTCCACCCGACTGGTTGTTCGCGGCACCACCAACCCTCAAGCTGGAGCCGTTCGAATCTTGATTGATCGCGACCGTGTTTGCCGCGTCGGTAAGACCATCACCGGTATAGGTCTGTTCTATTCTCGAAATTGTAGCATTGTGAAACTGGCCGCCAACATTCTGATCGATAACAATCTGGTTGACCGTATTCAGCGGCGTCGTGCCTGCGCCCGTAGATGTCTGCTGAATTGTGCGAGCCTGCGCGTTCTGTTCCTGGTCGATTGTCAGTACGTTGCGGTCGCCGGACTGATCGACACCGAGATTGTTGTGGAGAAAATTGCCGCCTACACCAACACCGGCATTGTTGCCCGTCTGGGAAATGTCGATCTCGTTGTTGTTGCCGCTCTGCATCATTGTGCGTTGCGCCGTGCTGTCACCAGCTTGATTGCCGGTGCCACCTTGTTGGATCAATGCCGAGTTGTTTGATCCATCCTGATCAATATAGGCCTTGTTGCTGTCGGCAAGCGCATTGCTGGCCATAAGCAAGCTCATGGCCGCTGCGGAAAGCAGAATCGTATTGAGTTTCATGTTCTTTCTCCCTTTTTTTGCACGGCGCTCTTTGAGCTTTTCCGCGCCAATTTGAATGAGCCGGACGGTTTCCCGCCCGGCTTCGCATCTGTTACTGATTGACGCCCAGAACGTTGAAATTGCCGGTCTGGGTGAAGTTGGTGGTGTTGCCATTGCCGAGCTGGGCGATGGCGACCTGGTTGCCATTGCCGGTCACGGTGCCATCGATGACGTTGGTGTTGCCGATCTGGCTGAAGGCGAACACATTGGTGTCGCCGGTGACGGTGTAGGTCAGCATGTTGTCGTCACCCAGCTGCACGACGGTTGCCTCGGTGAGGCCAACCGCCAGGGCATCCCCCGTGAAGCTGCCGGTGCCATTGTCATTGCCGTTGAAGATCAGCGTCGCGCTGTTGCCGATCGAACCGGCGCCGTTGTCCTGGCTGAGTGAGACCAGCTCGTTGCCGCTGCCGTTCTGCTCGACCTTGGCATAATTGAAGCTGCCGAACTGATGCGCCGTGCCGATCCAGTTGTTGGTGCCGGTCTGGTCGAAATCGGCCGCGTTGTTTGCGCCATCCTGCTCGGTTTCGTTGATCACGTGATCAAGGCCCAGTTGCAGGATGTTGGTGTTGTTGCCGGTGCCGACCTGGGTGAGGAAATCAACCCGGTTGCCGTGGTCATATCCGTTTGCGCCGAGGGTGTGCTGGGCGATGACGGCGGTGTTGGTTTCCGACAGGCTGGTGCCGGCGCCGGTGTTGTCCTGCCAGACCTGGCCGACATAATTATAGGTCTGCGGGCCGGGATAGGCGACAGGCGCAAGCGCGCCGCCATCGCCATTGTCCTGTGTGATGGTCAGCGCGTTGGTGGTGACCGTGGCGGAGAGTGCCGCATTCTGCTGCACGGTGCCGATGGCGTTGCCGTCGCTGTAGGACGACCCTTCCACCTGGGTCACGGTCAGCGCGTTGAAGCTGCCGTACTGGTCAACACCATGTCCGTAGGGGTTGCCGCCCAGCTGTGTGCGAAAGCTGGTAGAGGCCGGCCGGCGGTCAGTTGGCGTGGCAAAGCCCACATTGTAGTACAGGCTGTTGTTGGTGCCGATGCCGTTGCCATTGCCGCGCTGGGTGATCGACAGCGTATTGTCGTTGCCGTTCTGATAGATATCGTACTGACCGACACCGTAGGCGCTGGTCCCGGCCCTGTTCAAGTCTCCATCCTGCAGGACCATCGCGCTGTTGTCCGTGCCATTCTGGTTGACTGCGGTCGAGTTGCCGGCATAGGCGGCCGTGAGTCCGGCAATGAGTCCGAGTGCAGTCGCGGTTGAAAGTACGATCTTCAGTTTCATAATCCCCTCCCAAGGTATCTGCGGAAACGCTCCGCGGTCTTCGATTTTCCCAGTTGCGTCGGCCGGGCGGTTTTCGCCCGGCCGACGGGTTTTTTACTGGCTGATGCCGAGGTTGTTGCCGTTACCGGTCTGGCTCATGTCAGCCAGGTTGCCGTTGCCGATCTGGGCGACGACCGCCTGGTTGGATCCGCCATCGATGGCGCCAACGATCGTGTTGTCATTGCCGTTCTGATAGGTGGCGAAGGAGTTGCCATCGCCTTCCACTGTGAGCGGTGAGCCAAGTGCAGCTCCGCGCAGAGTGTTGTTGCTGCCTTCCTGCCACAGATCGCCACGGGCAAAATCACTGGC
This window harbors:
- a CDS encoding iron-containing alcohol dehydrogenase, which produces MTPFTFNTSKSIQFGAGQLASLGELARDRIGQRVMLVTDPGLLRTEIVSRALTVLETAGVEVEMFSDVQADPPEAVILAAVEQAKTASVEGIIGLGGGSSLDVAKLVSVLALGRETLKTIYGVGNAKGPRMPLILVPTTAGTGSEVTPISIVTTGTNEKMGVVSPVILPDVALLDPELTLGLPSHITAATGIDAMVHAIEAYASTSANNNPLSRLLATQALSLMGRSLLKAVHQGDDITARSDMLLGSMLAGQAFANSPVAAVHALAYPLGGHFHIPHGLSNALVLPHVLRFNAATAPQPYADLAPYAFPELAKFEGQARAAAFCDRLAELSAACGLQQSLRAMNIPEDFLPRLASDAMNQTRLLVNNPRPVSESDALAIYRAAY
- a CDS encoding beta strand repeat-containing protein translates to MKLKTTLLSATAMALLIGAAYAADNNKAYLDQTGSDNTALIEQTGDNNQAGKNGPWTVLIQNGTFNDLDINQAGDGNKAGIRNGGIDQHGPRNTLSISQPGNSNEVVTIGQFGRGSSGFVSNQASISQRSNNNFVGNVAQDNNSAMTSANLLNQLSVIQRAGDDNTITEIDQDGGDNRLAIRQVGGNNEIGKAQQGAFNNVFNSTRGRLSIHQTGDDNVVTEAKQAGERNTAHLTFTGDRNGNGGFTPLSNGFAGSVAGGFSSSLIQSGTNNSATLNMTGDDNQFGINQNGIDNSVGSLSFTGDGNELGVDQTGNDNMLGLSDIFGDDNDIGVKQVGDSNTASVNTNASGSSNSNAVHVDQTSAALSAGNDAFVLLNGNSNVIDILQNGLNEADVSANGNGNYVNIDQLGTSTANVHIGTAGPNTSSDNDIFVKQDGDNLANVETHAGNTNYLNVDQQGGSAGQNQVSVFMWSSFSNRGGFSGDAGGVATTAGLTAGDIFQDGSLNTVELGVGDVSYSLDNQFAFNQNGTGNMIDGSINGNNNQAVIAQLGNGNNTTFTQTGNGNNLGVSQ